One window of Methanogenium organophilum genomic DNA carries:
- the pfdA gene encoding prefoldin subunit alpha codes for MENVDARELQMLQQYLEQFTQQVEAYSRQLEMLDNRRMETATAVETLKTLADQEEPTVLLQIGGGASLRVHVPDTDTVLLNIGSDVVVERTNAETVKYLEERMTEMEALAKKIAESIEQIQKQAHDVAAKLESAYSQAQSRMTHGIQG; via the coding sequence ATGGAGAATGTTGACGCCCGCGAACTCCAGATGCTGCAACAGTATCTTGAACAGTTCACACAGCAGGTTGAAGCATACTCCCGTCAGCTTGAAATGCTGGATAACCGGCGAATGGAAACTGCTACTGCAGTTGAAACGCTGAAAACTCTTGCTGACCAGGAAGAACCCACAGTACTTCTCCAGATCGGTGGCGGTGCAAGCCTAAGAGTACATGTGCCTGATACAGACACTGTTCTCTTAAACATTGGTTCCGATGTGGTTGTTGAACGGACAAACGCTGAAACAGTGAAATATCTTGAAGAGCGCATGACAGAAATGGAAGCGCTTGCCAAAAAAATAGCTGAATCCATCGAACAGATCCAGAAACAGGCCCATGATGTTGCCGCAAAATTGGAATCGGCATATTCACAGGCCCAGAGCCGGATGACACATGGGATTCAGGGCTGA
- the rpl18a gene encoding 50S ribosomal protein L18Ae, which translates to MEDKNFEITGDYRERDEWKPFTKVIAAPNEKVAEERAFTVIGSKHRLKRNYIKINAITLTDGE; encoded by the coding sequence ATGGAAGACAAAAATTTTGAAATCACCGGTGATTACCGGGAACGCGATGAATGGAAACCTTTTACCAAAGTAATTGCAGCACCGAATGAGAAAGTCGCTGAAGAGCGGGCATTCACAGTCATCGGCAGTAAACACCGCCTGAAGAGAAACTATATAAAAATCAACGCAATTACACTGACTGATGGTGAATAA
- a CDS encoding translation initiation factor IF-6: protein MTETIDIAGNEHIGVYCRAFDDVVFAASDAPDRFIEVVGEELSVPVVRTTIQGCSIIGSLLVGNNRGFIVSGMATPDEIAVLQEYRDVLLLERGMNAAGNIILANDDIAVVHPDMPDRFAEEIAEFLEVPVLMMPIGGVPTVGMTAVATSRGILLPTRASRQEIEAIEEHTDLPVGTGTVNMGTNLIGTGLVANKSGYIAGSATSGYELGRIEEVFGFVE from the coding sequence ATGACTGAAACGATCGATATCGCAGGCAACGAACATATCGGTGTATACTGCAGGGCATTTGATGATGTGGTCTTTGCCGCATCTGATGCTCCCGACCGGTTTATTGAGGTGGTTGGAGAAGAACTCTCAGTACCGGTTGTACGTACAACAATACAGGGATGTTCAATTATCGGCTCACTTCTTGTGGGAAACAACCGTGGATTCATTGTAAGCGGCATGGCAACGCCTGATGAGATAGCAGTACTTCAGGAATACCGTGACGTATTACTGCTGGAACGGGGCATGAACGCTGCCGGAAATATCATTCTTGCTAATGATGACATTGCAGTAGTTCATCCGGATATGCCTGATCGCTTTGCGGAGGAGATCGCAGAATTTCTTGAAGTTCCGGTCCTCATGATGCCAATTGGTGGCGTACCAACAGTCGGAATGACTGCTGTTGCGACCAGCCGCGGCATTCTTCTCCCCACCCGGGCATCCCGGCAGGAGATAGAGGCAATTGAAGAGCATACTGACTTACCAGTCGGTACCGGAACAGTAAACATGGGTACCAATCTCATTGGAACCGGCCTCGTTGCAAACAAATCCGGCTATATTGCCGGAAGTGCGACAAGCGGATATGAGCTTGGCAGAATTGAAGAAGTATTTGGATTTGTGGAGTGA
- a CDS encoding 50S ribosomal protein L31e, with protein MADILNEQIYIIPLRDVKKVPRWRRSQRAMKEIRSYLMKHMKSEDVKLDQTINEKVWERGSEKPPRKIRIRAMKFEDGQVQAELAEE; from the coding sequence ATGGCTGACATTCTCAATGAACAGATTTACATCATCCCCCTCAGGGATGTCAAGAAGGTTCCCCGGTGGAGAAGGAGCCAGCGTGCAATGAAAGAGATCCGTTCGTACCTCATGAAACACATGAAGAGCGAAGACGTGAAACTTGACCAGACAATCAATGAAAAAGTCTGGGAACGGGGATCCGAGAAACCACCCCGCAAGATTCGTATCCGAGCCATGAAATTCGAGGACGGACAGGTACAGGCTGAACTTGCGGAAGAGTAA
- a CDS encoding 50S ribosomal protein L39e: protein MSKPTKGRKIRLAKACEQNRRVPAWVMVKTKRSVVSHPRRRNWRRSTLKV from the coding sequence ATGAGTAAACCAACAAAAGGCCGAAAGATTCGGCTTGCGAAAGCATGTGAACAGAACCGCCGTGTTCCGGCATGGGTGATGGTAAAGACCAAGCGCAGCGTGGTCAGCCATCCACGCCGTCGTAACTGGAGACGCAGCACTCTGAAGGTGTAA
- a CDS encoding DUF7411 family protein: MKAGILFSGGKDSSLAALMLSRDYEVELNTFVFDESRNVPELENTADALGFSFRKRVFEPEFLGTVVEMMVSAGYPNDAINLVHRNAVTTLAGYYDVIGDGTRLNDRVPMLSLPEVQSLEARHECSYVRPLLGFGKAEVERLANRHFTISYGETGSIHNGDYEHEIRAAFNARGIDPYTIFPNRHQQSLVTGWKDQTKLVINHE; this comes from the coding sequence ATGAAGGCAGGAATACTCTTCTCCGGAGGAAAAGACAGCTCTCTTGCGGCCCTCATGCTCTCCAGAGATTATGAGGTGGAACTAAATACGTTCGTCTTTGACGAATCGAGGAACGTTCCAGAGCTTGAGAATACGGCAGATGCCCTTGGATTTTCTTTCAGGAAGAGAGTATTTGAACCGGAATTTCTGGGCACGGTTGTCGAAATGATGGTGTCGGCGGGATATCCCAATGATGCTATTAACCTCGTGCACAGGAACGCCGTCACAACCCTTGCAGGGTATTATGACGTAATAGGGGATGGGACACGGCTGAATGACCGTGTTCCAATGCTCAGCTTACCAGAGGTTCAGAGCCTTGAGGCAAGGCATGAGTGTTCCTACGTGCGCCCTCTGCTCGGATTCGGAAAAGCAGAAGTCGAGCGCCTGGCGAACAGGCATTTCACCATATCCTATGGTGAAACCGGCTCAATCCACAACGGAGACTATGAACACGAAATCCGGGCAGCATTCAACGCACGGGGTATCGATCCGTATACGATATTCCCAAACCGCCACCAGCAGTCCCTGGTGACCGGATGGAAAGATCAGACAAAACTGGTGATAAACCATGAGTAA
- a CDS encoding DNA-binding protein: MGDDELNELRRRRMEDLQRQQQQQGAMEEEMARQQQQQEAQIHMILMQILEPEARERLNTIKLTRPDFAKAVEQQLVILAQSGRLRGKISDEMLKNLLTQLMPQKKDYKITRK; the protein is encoded by the coding sequence ATGGGAGACGACGAGCTGAACGAACTCCGCCGGAGAAGAATGGAGGACCTCCAGCGCCAACAGCAGCAGCAGGGTGCCATGGAAGAGGAAATGGCACGCCAACAGCAGCAGCAGGAAGCGCAGATCCACATGATCCTCATGCAGATCCTGGAGCCGGAGGCACGGGAGCGGTTGAACACCATCAAACTGACCCGTCCTGATTTTGCAAAAGCTGTTGAGCAGCAACTGGTCATCCTCGCACAGAGCGGACGCCTTCGCGGCAAGATCTCTGACGAGATGCTTAAAAACCTTCTCACACAGCTTATGCCACAGAAGAAAGATTACAAGATTACCCGGAAATGA
- a CDS encoding 30S ribosomal protein S19e, whose product MTTVYDLPADILIRKAAEELRAMEAVEAPDWAAFAKTGVHKQAPPYDEDWWYTRAAAVLRRIYVDGPIGVERLRSFYGGKQNRGSNPDKFRKGSGSVIRKVVQQLEGEGLVENGEKGRHITAKGKSFLDGVAHGLKADVVEQNPALAKY is encoded by the coding sequence ATGACAACCGTATATGATTTGCCCGCAGATATTCTGATCCGTAAAGCGGCTGAAGAACTCAGGGCAATGGAAGCAGTGGAAGCACCGGACTGGGCAGCATTTGCCAAGACAGGTGTCCACAAACAGGCACCACCATACGATGAAGACTGGTGGTACACCCGTGCGGCAGCAGTTCTGCGCCGTATCTATGTGGATGGCCCGATTGGTGTAGAGAGACTGAGATCATTCTACGGCGGAAAGCAGAACCGTGGTTCAAACCCAGACAAGTTCCGGAAAGGATCCGGATCCGTCATCCGGAAAGTTGTTCAGCAGCTTGAAGGGGAAGGACTTGTTGAAAACGGTGAAAAAGGTCGCCACATTACCGCAAAAGGAAAATCATTCCTTGATGGTGTTGCACACGGCCTCAAAGCAGATGTCGTAGAGCAGAACCCGGCACTTGCAAAATACTGA
- a CDS encoding YhbY family RNA-binding protein, protein MIDKKAASQLKATIWIGKNGVTEQTYEEIRRQIKDRGMVKIKWLRSVEVDPTGIAAACGVELVQTRGRTMVLARRR, encoded by the coding sequence ATCATCGATAAAAAAGCAGCATCGCAATTAAAAGCGACCATATGGATTGGAAAAAACGGAGTTACAGAGCAGACATACGAAGAGATCAGGCGTCAGATCAAAGATCGTGGCATGGTAAAAATAAAGTGGCTCAGAAGTGTAGAAGTGGATCCGACAGGAATTGCTGCTGCCTGTGGTGTGGAACTTGTCCAGACTCGGGGCCGAACCATGGTACTTGCCCGGCGAAGATAA
- a CDS encoding ribonuclease P protein component 4 codes for MGGKRRQQRSRRPIAKERIEILFTEAEIAARDDPDRAREYIRRARRIAMREKVAIPPVWKRKFCRNCSSFLIPGINARIRIHQNRVIITCQICGRQWRCPVGRRYHR; via the coding sequence ATGGGCGGAAAAAGACGGCAGCAAAGATCAAGGCGTCCGATTGCGAAGGAACGTATTGAAATCCTCTTTACAGAGGCAGAAATTGCTGCGCGCGATGATCCGGACCGGGCACGAGAATATATACGACGGGCGCGCCGTATCGCAATGAGAGAAAAAGTTGCAATACCTCCGGTATGGAAACGAAAATTCTGCCGGAACTGTTCATCATTTCTCATTCCCGGAATAAATGCACGTATACGAATTCACCAGAACAGGGTCATAATCACATGCCAGATTTGCGGCAGACAGTGGCGTTGCCCCGTCGGGAGGCGATATCATCGATAA
- the purN gene encoding phosphoribosylglycinamide formyltransferase, protein MKRIAVLASGRGSNFQAIIDKVSDGTIPAEIVCLITDNPSAYAIERAGNHNIPVSVISFSDYPDREQYNQALEKTMIKCGADLFVLAGYMRLLKPETVRTFSGKMINIHPALLPSFSGLHAQKQALDYGVKIAGCTVHFVDEGMDTGPIILQSPVVVLNNDTEDSLAERIMEFEHQALPHAVKLFCEDRLEIDGRRVIVHDTPSE, encoded by the coding sequence ATGAAACGCATTGCGGTGCTGGCGTCAGGAAGAGGTTCCAATTTTCAGGCTATAATTGACAAGGTCTCAGACGGGACTATCCCGGCAGAGATTGTCTGCCTCATCACCGATAATCCATCTGCATATGCAATTGAACGGGCCGGAAACCATAATATTCCGGTATCGGTCATCAGTTTTTCAGACTATCCGGACCGTGAACAGTACAATCAGGCACTTGAAAAAACAATGATAAAATGCGGGGCCGACCTCTTTGTTCTTGCGGGGTACATGCGCCTCTTAAAACCAGAAACAGTACGGACCTTTTCCGGAAAGATGATCAACATTCATCCCGCCCTTCTGCCAAGTTTTTCCGGCCTCCATGCACAGAAGCAGGCACTGGATTATGGCGTGAAGATTGCCGGGTGCACCGTTCATTTTGTCGATGAAGGTATGGACACGGGACCGATTATTCTCCAGTCCCCGGTCGTTGTGCTAAACAATGATACCGAAGACTCACTTGCAGAGAGAATCATGGAATTTGAGCATCAGGCGCTTCCTCATGCGGTGAAACTCTTCTGTGAGGACCGGCTGGAGATCGACGGCAGAAGGGTTATCGTTCATGATACCCCGAGTGAGTGA
- a CDS encoding hemolysin family protein — protein MIEYSFALIIFMVCLLFSGFFSGSEVALISINPAKVRTLVEQKMTGSKALEHLKADPDRLLITILIGNNLVNIAAASIATAVAIAIWGEIGIGIATFATTILMLTFGEILPKTYATRSTERVALMVSRPILWLSYTLYPLFWVIDAGKRIFSRNREVKPTVTEDEIKQWIDVGEEEGTIEEEEYEMLYRVFAFSDTRAKEVMTPRADVVMISRKSSLEDSINIFNETGFTRLPVYEEQIDNIIGILNVKDVFGVIYSPGPNADITDLVYEAYFVPESKEIDDLLREMQKRKIHQAIVVDEYGTFAGIVTVEDILEELVGEIMDEFDEEEPDIQKINDWVYLIDARAWVDRVNEELKTSLPTSESYETIGGLIIDQLGHIPNKGEVVTISESGIRLMVMKMNDRRIENIKLIVPMDKGIHTNR, from the coding sequence ATGATAGAATACAGTTTTGCACTGATTATTTTTATGGTGTGCCTTCTCTTCTCCGGATTTTTTTCGGGGTCAGAAGTTGCGCTGATCTCAATAAACCCTGCAAAGGTACGTACCCTTGTTGAACAGAAAATGACCGGGTCTAAGGCACTTGAACACCTTAAAGCAGATCCTGACCGCCTGCTCATCACCATCCTTATAGGTAATAATCTGGTAAATATTGCCGCAGCATCAATTGCAACAGCTGTTGCCATTGCCATCTGGGGAGAGATTGGAATAGGTATTGCAACATTTGCAACCACGATTCTGATGCTGACATTCGGTGAAATCCTTCCCAAGACATATGCAACCCGATCGACAGAACGGGTTGCTCTCATGGTATCCCGCCCGATATTATGGTTGTCATATACTCTTTATCCATTATTCTGGGTCATTGATGCCGGAAAAAGAATTTTTTCACGCAACCGTGAAGTGAAACCAACAGTCACAGAAGATGAAATAAAACAGTGGATTGATGTGGGTGAAGAAGAAGGCACCATCGAAGAGGAAGAATATGAGATGCTCTACCGGGTATTTGCATTCTCGGATACCAGAGCAAAAGAAGTTATGACCCCACGGGCGGACGTGGTAATGATCAGCCGGAAAAGCTCTCTCGAAGACTCCATCAATATATTCAACGAGACCGGATTCACTCGCCTTCCTGTTTACGAAGAACAGATAGACAACATCATTGGCATACTAAACGTAAAGGACGTCTTTGGGGTGATATATTCACCAGGACCAAATGCTGACATAACAGATCTGGTATACGAAGCCTACTTTGTTCCCGAATCAAAGGAGATTGACGATCTCCTGCGCGAAATGCAGAAACGCAAGATTCACCAGGCAATCGTTGTGGACGAATACGGGACGTTCGCAGGGATTGTCACGGTGGAGGACATTCTGGAGGAACTTGTCGGAGAGATTATGGATGAATTCGATGAAGAAGAACCCGACATCCAGAAAATCAATGACTGGGTGTATCTTATAGATGCACGCGCATGGGTTGATCGTGTCAATGAAGAGCTGAAAACATCACTTCCCACAAGCGAATCCTATGAAACAATCGGCGGCCTGATTATCGATCAACTGGGCCATATCCCGAACAAAGGTGAAGTGGTGACAATTTCAGAATCAGGAATCCGTCTTATGGTGATGAAGATGAACGACCGCCGTATCGAAAATATCAAACTCATAGTACCAATGGATAAGGGCATACACACGAATCGTTAA
- a CDS encoding sugar phosphate isomerase/epimerase family protein, with the protein MKEENMAAVGASTMFFHEYTVDIIFDALRDAGCDAVEFWLETPSFWLKGLPIPTLHEAIHTHPTIRSVSVHAPVLDLNPCSVNPDVAEISLTWACRAIAIAEQINARAVTIHPGRRTAKRPVSLADKRRLAHYLSEVYTCSTSSGVLVALENMETKINSLLPTPQDLIVLLEKEPWLSFTLDIAHTFAGNTDEAAEYIEHLYNRIAVVHVSACVNDRMHCRAKDNSDVAQVLTLLAECGYTGPLILEIEDLTFQPDLPLSKKIEIIADETAWIRTFFE; encoded by the coding sequence GTGAAAGAGGAAAACATGGCAGCGGTTGGTGCATCAACCATGTTTTTCCATGAGTACACGGTTGACATCATCTTCGATGCTCTTAGGGACGCAGGGTGTGATGCTGTGGAATTCTGGCTGGAAACACCCTCATTCTGGCTTAAAGGTCTGCCGATACCAACTCTTCATGAGGCCATCCATACTCACCCCACCATTCGATCCGTCAGTGTGCATGCCCCTGTCCTTGACCTGAATCCCTGTTCTGTCAACCCCGATGTGGCAGAGATCTCTCTTACATGGGCCTGCCGGGCAATCGCTATCGCAGAACAGATCAATGCCCGCGCTGTCACCATTCATCCGGGAAGAAGAACCGCAAAACGCCCGGTATCCCTCGCAGATAAAAGGCGTCTGGCACATTATCTCTCAGAAGTGTACACCTGTTCAACATCTTCCGGTGTCCTCGTTGCACTTGAAAATATGGAAACAAAAATAAATTCTCTTCTCCCGACCCCACAGGATCTCATTGTTCTCTTGGAGAAAGAACCATGGCTCTCTTTTACACTTGATATTGCTCATACCTTCGCCGGAAACACCGATGAGGCAGCAGAGTATATTGAGCATCTCTATAACCGCATTGCAGTGGTTCATGTCAGTGCCTGTGTGAATGATAGAATGCACTGCAGGGCGAAGGATAATTCCGATGTGGCACAGGTACTCACCCTTCTTGCAGAATGCGGGTATACAGGACCGCTCATTCTTGAAATTGAGGACCTCACATTTCAGCCGGATCTGCCCCTCAGTAAAAAAATAGAAATCATTGCAGATGAAACAGCCTGGATCCGAACTTTTTTTGAATGA
- the xseA gene encoding exodeoxyribonuclease VII large subunit: protein MRPMGDVGPDGSGVFSVSTLTALISSLLDDHRIKNIWVEGEITNYTHHRSGHRYFSLSEDPGTTRPSVIRCAMWKSYARELTFSPENGMRVRVYGSVDLYEPSGEYKFITMEMEEAGRGELYRRVNQWKRMLEEEGIFSLAKKKALPRYPQIVGVVTAETGAARRDIEHVIARRFPVTLLLSPCRVQGSGSEHEIADAIRAIDGKADVIIVGRGGGSFEDLFSFNHPEVVRAVGACRTPVVSAVGHEVDTTLIDYAADMRAPTPSAAAEIVVPDREELKQEIVTLSMRMSDSTWRSIVRFQSEIEDLRLRLRPERLLANVSREQEYMNEMCERILLLANRECEKKRMILTTDKTQLAALDPYAPVRRGYVLVEKDGVLVKSVCSLRPGDEVSLSFRDGSARADIHEVTYDTDI from the coding sequence ATGCGACCAATGGGAGATGTCGGGCCTGATGGTTCCGGTGTGTTTTCAGTCTCTACCCTGACAGCACTCATTTCCTCTCTCCTGGATGACCACCGTATCAAAAACATCTGGGTTGAAGGAGAGATCACAAACTATACTCATCATCGTTCAGGGCACCGGTATTTTTCTCTTTCTGAGGATCCGGGCACCACACGTCCCTCGGTGATCCGCTGCGCGATGTGGAAAAGTTATGCGCGCGAACTGACATTTTCCCCGGAGAACGGGATGCGTGTTCGGGTGTATGGGTCTGTGGATCTCTATGAACCCAGTGGTGAGTACAAATTCATCACAATGGAGATGGAGGAAGCGGGGCGGGGTGAGCTGTACCGGCGGGTGAACCAGTGGAAACGTATGCTTGAAGAAGAAGGCATCTTCTCGCTTGCTAAAAAAAAGGCATTGCCCCGGTATCCACAGATAGTGGGGGTCGTGACTGCAGAGACTGGCGCTGCGCGCCGGGATATTGAACATGTGATCGCGCGCCGGTTTCCTGTGACTCTTTTACTCTCGCCATGCAGAGTGCAGGGATCGGGGTCAGAGCATGAAATCGCTGATGCAATACGGGCCATTGACGGAAAAGCTGATGTAATCATTGTCGGGCGGGGTGGAGGTTCATTTGAAGATCTCTTCTCTTTTAACCATCCTGAGGTGGTCCGGGCGGTGGGTGCCTGCCGGACACCGGTTGTCAGTGCTGTTGGACATGAAGTGGATACTACGCTCATCGATTATGCAGCGGACATGCGGGCGCCAACTCCGTCCGCCGCTGCAGAAATTGTTGTTCCGGATCGGGAGGAGCTGAAACAGGAGATCGTTACCCTCTCCATGCGTATGTCAGACAGTACTTGGCGATCCATTGTTCGTTTCCAGTCGGAGATTGAGGATTTACGGCTGCGTCTTCGTCCGGAAAGACTTCTCGCAAATGTGTCACGTGAACAGGAGTATATGAATGAAATGTGTGAGCGTATACTGTTACTGGCAAACCGCGAATGCGAAAAAAAACGTATGATTCTTACGACTGATAAGACACAACTGGCTGCTCTAGATCCCTATGCACCCGTACGGCGGGGGTATGTGCTTGTTGAAAAAGACGGCGTGCTCGTAAAATCCGTGTGCTCTCTTCGTCCTGGTGATGAAGTTTCCCTCAGTTTCAGGGATGGTTCTGCACGGGCTGATATCCATGAGGTGACGTATGACACAGACATATGA
- the xseB gene encoding exodeoxyribonuclease VII small subunit, whose protein sequence is MTQTYEDNLNELKEIIRRLESGSIPLEETLTLYERGMELIRNCEKMLESAELKIALLQES, encoded by the coding sequence ATGACACAGACATATGAAGATAATCTGAATGAACTCAAAGAAATTATCCGGAGACTTGAATCCGGGTCGATCCCGCTTGAAGAAACGCTTACTCTGTATGAACGGGGTATGGAACTTATACGAAATTGTGAAAAAATGCTTGAATCTGCGGAACTGAAGATCGCTCTTCTTCAGGAATCGTGA
- a CDS encoding DUF371 domain-containing protein → MKNLPCERLICYGHSNVRALHRSTFEITKEESLTSSGTCIIAIQADKGICELDSKFRTALASDSALLVTTLTAGTESCTIKARGSSRLILNHPTDLVWRRSSYIDSRTIAIHADNTAETLPRNLVAALVKEEKMTVDMKIFTIPEEERSSVPQIQAFFHNFV, encoded by the coding sequence ATGAAGAATCTTCCGTGCGAGAGGCTGATCTGCTATGGCCACTCAAATGTCCGGGCACTGCACAGGTCCACATTCGAAATTACAAAAGAAGAAAGTCTTACATCAAGTGGAACATGCATTATTGCCATTCAGGCAGATAAAGGCATATGTGAACTTGATTCAAAATTCAGAACTGCACTCGCATCAGATTCTGCGCTTCTGGTGACGACTCTCACCGCGGGAACCGAGTCCTGCACGATCAAGGCACGGGGAAGCAGCAGGCTGATATTGAATCATCCGACTGATCTGGTATGGAGAAGAAGCTCCTATATTGACAGTAGGACAATTGCGATCCATGCTGATAATACGGCAGAAACACTTCCACGAAATCTTGTTGCTGCACTTGTCAAAGAAGAAAAAATGACAGTTGATATGAAAATTTTCACGATTCCTGAAGAAGAGCGATCTTCAGTTCCGCAGATTCAAGCATTTTTTCACAATTTCGTATAA
- a CDS encoding HVO_0476 family zinc finger protein: MTYEVHCPICGEETTHNILKESSDLLVQCVVCSHVHRVPCPPRPEPVVVRAIVSDEDSSTVGTIELKDSDVCYIGDFFVAEIEDEIATVEVCGIEVGDRRPSRARATDISTLWTRVIDNVVVKISAHDDRRTIPCYVRCDGERDFQIGSVENIDGMNVRITHIKLRNGSMMRKEGWKAYARKIRRVYGTRL; this comes from the coding sequence ATGACATATGAAGTACACTGCCCCATCTGTGGGGAAGAGACCACTCACAATATCCTGAAGGAGTCATCTGACCTTCTGGTCCAGTGTGTTGTATGCAGCCATGTACATCGTGTACCCTGCCCCCCCCGTCCCGAACCGGTTGTTGTCCGTGCAATTGTCAGTGATGAGGATAGCTCAACAGTCGGGACCATTGAATTAAAGGATTCTGATGTCTGTTATATCGGGGATTTTTTTGTCGCTGAGATTGAAGATGAGATTGCTACTGTTGAGGTCTGTGGGATTGAGGTGGGAGATCGCCGTCCGTCCCGTGCGCGGGCCACAGATATCTCTACTCTGTGGACACGGGTTATAGACAACGTAGTTGTAAAAATATCTGCTCATGATGACAGACGCACGATTCCCTGTTATGTCCGCTGTGATGGTGAACGCGATTTTCAGATTGGGAGCGTGGAGAATATTGATGGTATGAACGTTCGCATAACTCACATTAAACTGCGGAACGGGTCGATGATGAGAAAAGAAGGATGGAAAGCATATGCACGAAAAATCCGCCGTGTATATGGTACCCGCCTATAA
- a CDS encoding thioredoxin domain-containing protein — MSVEILCFHQDGCSGCDEQKAINQEIEEKLGISIKDIDAVRTEGAIQKYTLKVTPTILILVDDTEKERFEGITPGNTLEETLKKYVWL, encoded by the coding sequence ATGTCAGTAGAGATACTTTGTTTCCATCAGGACGGGTGTTCTGGGTGCGATGAACAAAAAGCAATCAATCAGGAAATTGAAGAAAAACTGGGAATTTCAATAAAAGATATTGATGCGGTACGAACCGAAGGAGCCATTCAGAAATATACACTGAAGGTTACACCCACCATTCTGATTCTTGTCGATGATACAGAAAAAGAACGATTTGAAGGAATCACACCAGGTAACACCCTTGAAGAAACACTAAAAAAGTATGTCTGGTTATAG